The Sabethes cyaneus chromosome 1, idSabCyanKW18_F2, whole genome shotgun sequence DNA segment CGCATCGCAATCAGCCAGTGCAACACCACTGCCTTTGCTGCTGTTTGCAAATACGTACGGCTGCTGCCGCTGGACCGTCGCCGCATTACCGTTTGAACGCAGCGAGAGTAAACGAGACGGAGTTTCAGTgctgaaaaaaaacagaaacctATCGCAGTGGCCATTGCCGTCATTGGAGAGATAATCACTTCAGACGTAGGCAAAACTACGAATTCCAGCAATCATTGTGTAATTAATAACTGGGAGTGAAAAAGTGCTACGATTCGGCTACCGGTGGATTCGGTGCTCTCCAGGATGGCCTCCGCCGCTGGTGGTTTGGACATCCAGGTCGTCTCAATGCCGAACCTGCAGAAgatagaaaattttatgcgtgatTCAACCTACCGAGAAACGCTAGAAGTCAGTGCCTCCTTCAACACACGGCTCTGCCTCGAGCGGCGGATGCGGATACCGTTTTTCGATTCGCAAACCGGTGTTGCACAGAATCACAGCAATCTATATATGGCACATTGTCGGAGGATGCCCGGTCACCGGGAAGGACAATTGTACACCTACCCGTCGACGCGGTGGCGAAAAACTAAACGGCAATACCTAACCAAGCTGCAAAATCTGCGGCCGTTCAGTAATCTGAGATCCACTGCAACCCCGAGCTTGCTTGGCAATATCTCCTTGCCGCCTCCGACTCGTGATTCGAGTGAACTGCTAACGGCAGCGGAGTCGGACTTCAACGCATCCCTCTTGGAGGAATCTTCGCTAGGAGCAACAGTAGATACGGACAGTAAGGACAGTCACCAAAATCAAACTGTCATCAAAGAGGAGCCCCTACCAAAAGATTGGTACTACGACGAGATGGCACTTAACGACGATGACCTGGACGACCCGGAGGGAGGTGACTCCGACTACGACTACAACGTGAACGGATACAAACGCAAAGGCAAACGAAGCAAGCGATCCTACCATGGTGGGGGCAAAAAGAGCAGAGCCAGCCAAGGCTCCTccgcagctgctgctgctgctgctgcggcggcggcggcggcaacgGGTGACTACGAGGGAGCTGGCTCACCGGGCGGTTCTTCGCGGAAAGGCCGACCGCCGGCGGGCAGCAGTGCCGGAACCAAAAGAGGCCGCAAAAAGAACCCGAAAGAGTCGGCAGCCGCAATCGAAAAACAGCTGGAAGATAGCCTGAGCAGCAGTCTAATGGAACCGCCCTCGTTCGAGACGGCAGCCGCTGCCGTCGATATGGGCGAGAATGGGGAAAATGGCACCGGATACGGGGGTAGTGCCGATCTGAGGAACTATCGGAAGTACCTGTAATGCGAGATGTTACTTCGAATGGTGAGTAGGAGAAATGTAgtctttttattaaaaaaaatatatgcaaaTTTATGCAGGATCTCCTTTCTAATAAGATCAAAAGCAGCGATATgtcatttttgaaaatgttcccATAAGATGAAAAAGTAACACTGATTAGTGGTTAGATTAATATCATAGTTTGGAAAGCTAAGCGTTATAATGAGATTCCAAAAGAATTCTGTTTCAGTTGATGTCAATATCAGTGCGGTAATGACATCGTAGTTGGGCGCCAATTTGCTTTGTTTATTTCAATCATTAAGTAAACAAAGACGAACCATGGCAAAATTTTAGTTAGATCACTGGGAGGCAACTGTCAAAATAATCTAATAAAAAACAGACCGCGCCGCAAACAGCCTCTTGCTTGCGGTTGGAATATACACAAAAGATAAGCTACATCATGTTTCTCTTTCTGTTGAGTTTACTATCAGCTGTATTTTACAAacgaagtacaaattcgaaGAAATCCGTTATCATGAGGTTTTCAAATGTGCTTCATGGACTGTCGTGTAAGCATTGTAACATATTTGTATTGCTGTTTGCTATTGCAGCCTGAATTTAGGAATCAAAACTCTTTTTAAACTAATCTAACCTCATACTAATGCAGCTAATTCCTGAgagcatcctggaaaattacgATTCATCAGTCTCATTTTTCTTGCGCCATAGAGCGAATTCCAGATAGaataattgtttattttttcacattCCGTTTAACCTATTCTATGGTCTTAAAGCCATCTACGCCGAAGTCGCTCTTTAAAGGCAAAAGTGACCAGATTCGCAACAGAATAGAAGCTGGATGACACGACTTTGAATATTTTTACACCTGATATATCATTGATGAACAACGTAAAGAGCAGTGGCTCTAAGTTACTACCTTACGGTACTCCTGAGGCATTCGCTAGCTGTGCTGAAAGCTGCAGTTTGCGCTGATTTTCACACAAAGAGTACGGTTCTTCAGGTAGGATCGAAACCATTCCACAAGAGCCGGCAAGAGTCCTAGTTTGTCGAGTTTTGCTAAAAGAATCCCGCAATAAACTCGGTCTGCAAGTCGCTTTCAGATCGGCATATATAAGCATCAATTTGAGTACCAGCAGTCAGAAAGCGTTTTGAGTAGAAGTACATTAAGTTCGTGGTTGTCGGACGTTTCGGATACTATGTTGCTCCAACCAGATGTTGCTGCTTATGAATAACTCAGCAAAGTTTAAATTGATAACATTGATTGGTAAGCTTGCTCAAAGCTCCCTTAACTTCAGTACACGAGGCAATTGAGGAACCTATCAACCGCACACCTGCTTCTTTACGTTTGGTGTTTACGAATGACCTTAAGACTGCGTCTAAGATTGCTCTGATATCCGGGCCATATACTGCTTGTATCGGTTATATTTTCGATAGATGCAGATGCAGTTTACAGTGTTCTCAGAGCCGAAGAGCGCTGTCTTTTTAGCTGCCGGAGATACTGATTAGGCCAAAGAGGTTTGAGCTGGTCTCGGTAAGAAACGAAATGAGCGATTACTGACTCAATAGTCGACTTGAAGTATTCCAGAACATCATCAACATATGAGATTGCCAGTCAATTGAAGTCAAAGGAAATTACAATGCTCGGTGACTGTGGAAATCCAAACTAGCAACGTCTGAGATATCCACGAACTGTACCGGCCCGGTTAGACTGACAGAAATCTATCCTAAAGCTGCTCAACTAACTTATCCTGGTGCGATGTCCTTTAGAATTTTAcatgcataacaatgttccgccaacaaattCGGTCCGTGGCTGTCCGTCTCCACGTTCTCGAATGTCTAGGtcttgctccacttggtctaaccatcgagcatGCATCGAGGTGAACATCGTTTggggttgttgtccggcattctcataACATGACCATAGTACCCTTCCATCTTTAGCCACtgtttggatactgggttcgccgaagagctgcACCAGCTCGTGGTTCGTCCTCcttcatacaccgttctcacatatACTGCCAAAAACgatggtcctaagcacacgacgttaaAAAACGCCTTTCACTGTAGCGACTTCAGCTAACTTGAGTCATTCCAGATTGTACCGTGACGGGCAACGGTAACGAATGTTGGTAACAACGAAAAGTCTTTGGTGCACTTTAACCATCAAAAGGTAGCCTTCCTTTCATCAATCAAAACGAGGTCAATTTGCGAGTCCTTCTGGGGCCTTTCAGATACCacatggacagaaaaatactagTTTCCGCCTGACGATTCATCTTCGTCAAGAGTATCCCTGTCCAACAAGAGTGCCTCAGCTTGATCGTTGACCTCAATTAGTCGGAAAGGATGCGGATACTTCCCAGAAAATTGAGAGACTTGCAGTTCCATCTGCACCAACTCCGTGTGCTGGGTAAGAGGCTGAGAACCACCCAAAACTGCTCAAGTGTATCACAAATTGGCGTCGAATGGGCATAGCTGATCAAATGTCTGAAGACAGCAATCAGGACTTCACCGCCACGTGTTTTGCTGCTATTGTGATGATCTCGATCGCAACGGTAAGCTGCACGGAATTGACACAACTGCCCAGCGTCATCACAGCCTCAATTAAGggttcctggaaataattttaattatttctaatcatagaaatatttcaaattattttcttgcctgtattaacatttgcattatatcataaatatattgcaaatgtttaatcggccaggtcAACTGTGAAGCATTGCCGCGAAGACGATTTTTccaaatgaatcttgtgtgaataagttattcatacatagatgcatttcaaaatcaacagggaaagaagaaacggggacgtctcgtaccagccgtttctgattaactgtaACTTTGTTTCGTTggaagtatctttgctaataaaggttaatgatactccggaccctcggggatgaacttatggcatttagaccaaaagcccggctgctattggccaaggttatagcgccttttttcgctctctgaaaataggttAGTCTTCCAAACTACAGAGCAACAACCACACAACTATAATTTAAGTTAATTCTATAGACTATATGGAACATTTACATAGtgagttttataaaaaaaatgaataattaAAAAGAACGATCATACCATCATTTCTGTTGTCTTCTATATAATACTTATCTCTAAGACATGAACACTATATAACTGCTTCAACTTTGGTACCGGACGTTACCATTGCTTGAAGTGCAGCGGATTTTAGCTTTGAATACGCCCGAAAACGATGGTATACCAACTGTCCCAGATAAATTCTCAAATTACTTCATTCAGGGGTGGCAGTGCTTATGGGTGATGACCGAAATTAGTTCTGACGTCCTTGATCACGGTGGTAATGCTCATAGCATTGGGTATTGGGTCTTAATCTTCGGGTTCAATCGTCGCTCTACGATTGTCACAGAAATCATGGTATTAGATCAGGAATGGCACCTATCCTTATGACACAGTTTCACAACGGGTCTGGCCGGGAAACATTTATTTATAACACGGACcgataaaaatacataaaaatatacGGAAGCGAACGTTTATCTGCGAAGGCACATTGATGAAGTTAAAGGTATTGTCCAGTTTTTCGGAATTCACTCAGCTGGTCCAGATAGATAATCCATAGAATAAAACTTTCTTATAACAACATATTTCtctagaaaaaaatatgaaaaaacgtGACAGTGAATTTTTTCTCGTCTTACCGCACGCGTCTTCCAGGCGGCGCTTTCTTTTCCGGAAAAACTGGGTACTGTCTTAGTTTCTCATTCCACATTTTGACGGGTTCCCTGTTTCAGCATCGACGCCCATGTACCATTCTTCTTGCCTAACATCCTCTGGCATTACTCGTCGAACCAGTCGTTACGTCAACTCCTTTCAGCGAACTCAATGGCATTTTCCGCTGGGTTGTTCATGGCTACTTTAGCACTATCCCAGCAGTCTTCGAGAGGGGCTTCCTCACCCAGCAGCGCGTACTCAGTAGCAACTTCAGGTTATTTGAGTCATTCCAGTTTGTATCGTGGCGAGGTGAGATAATGCCATTATCGCAGAGCCCTCAAACCGTGTCCCTCGGGGCAACGGTAACTGGGTGACGGATACGGGTCGGTTGACCGCGATTGCTGTCATGGGCAGATATCTCATCCAAGAGGTTGTATCGACCGGCCAAGAGAGGTCCGTGAttgctgtggtcgatggcgtctacatctgcagctgctacgctccacctagctGATCACCGGAACAACCGGATGCTTGTTCAGTCTAGTCGGGTAGCATGTGCACTACCcctaggggacaaagcttgctggaagctttGTCCAAGTTGGACTTAAGTCTGGTAAACGTGGgccgatgagtacacgcatagcgacgaCCAAGCTATATAGTTCACAATTGTGCGACATTAGTCACGGTCACGCGGGTTGATGTCGTCCGAGCGGAGGTAGAAAGTGAAAGCCATCGAtgaagacctgttcgttgaagcactcaatgcagagagcaaccgctcgaacctgagtgcccgTGAACTGACCAATGTCCTAATACGTGCATGTGATACAACCATGCTTAGGACGGGGCAGCAcacgaacggtcgtcgctcgatatactggtggagtgagcCCATCGTTCTAgtcacgaatgaggagctcataGCGGTTGGCAGGGGTCGAACGAGGCACTTAAAACGGTGATCCCAGCATACCCTGATATGTTCAGAGAGACGCTTGCAGTGAGTCAAGTCCTATAAGCTGTGCACGACTTTCGTATCTTGTTAGCTGGTGTGCATTATTCCAGGGTAACCGCCGAAGAGTATaacgaacaaatcttcgttggacAGCCTCGATCCTGTGTACGCCGTTGAGGTAATGAGGGTTCCAAATTGCCGACAATATTCAAGAACTGAAAGAACGAGTGAACAGTAGAGAGATTTCAGGCAGTAAATGTCCGTAAAATTCCTAGACACTCTCATTATGAATCCCAAGCAACGAGATGATTTCCCGATTACATTTGCTATCTAATAGCACGCCTAGATCTTTCGTGCAGTTAGTCCTTCCAATGCTAGTACCTAAAAGTTTGTCGAGAGATAGGTTTTTTTTCTTGAGAATGTAATCGCGGCACATTTACTCGGATTAACTTTCATACGGTTTGTGCAACACCAGTCTGCAAAGTTGTCTAACTGCTGCTGAAGCACGTGCGCGTCGGCGATTGGGCTGATTCGATAGAAGAtttcaaatcgtcggcgaaggaCAATCGGGGAACTTCGAGTCTAAAATTCACATCATTAATGTATAAAAGGAATATCAACGGTCCTAGGTGGCTGCCTTAGGGAATTCCAGATGGAGCAGAAAATTCATCAGAATAATTATCACCAATTTTCACTGCTCTGACTGGGCTGCATCGCGGACAGGTGGCAGGTATATCGCACACAGAAAGAGGAAACGATCAGACACTTTAGTTTCAACCCACACTTGTTCAACGCCTAACCAAGCATCATTCGGGATAACGCGTGGTTTCAGCTCTTGACGAGCTGCAAGTAGTACTCAACCTCCGGAAATCTTAGGACTGTTTAACCGGCAGCGGTCGCAGCGAAAAGCATCGTAACTCCTGTCGAACACTTGAGATGAATGGGTGCGATCGTTGAGCCAGGTTTCGGTTAGCGCGATAATATCGTAGCAGCAGGGAGAACTGGCCAGCAAATAATTATTGATGGAACTGTTCATGTGCGTTCACGTGTAGATTAGAGGCAGTACGAAAGTTGCCACGTGCATTGGTTCTGGAAGACAGTATATGGGCGCCGTTTTGCACCGTTtgtacggtagccgaggaaaccgCGGAGTATGTAATCTTTCACTGTCCGCGTTTCGATACCACTCGGCGGGAGATGGTTGCGGTCGGTGGAGTaaacaccaacgccgacaacatcgtgcggAGAACGTGCGCGGAGCAGAATGGTGAGGAAAGCGGCGGTTCAACGTGACAAAGTGTGTTGTTTGAACCTATACCAACAACACAACGGTTCGATGGAGTGCTTAGGCACGTGTTCCCTACTTAAGTTCCACGAGGGGTTCAGGAAATGGGGAGCTGGATAGTTTTTAGTATGTAGGCGCAAGTTGGCATCTTGCGAATCCCACATGACACTAAGACAACACCTCCGTCTTTGGAAGATTTTctcagcgctacgatgtcgaacttgcagctcttcaatacgtcgacGAGCACTCGACTGCTCCCTTGGAAGTCGAGAAATCGACAGTTTCACATCACAAGTTTCCAATCTATAGTCCTTAATCGTCCAATGGGTCTATTGTGTTTTTTCGTGAGGTAACGACTTGCAAAACCTGCGGTACTAAcacctgtcagcatacgactttGGCTTCCAACGGGGCTAGTTACCCGAACTCCACCGTATCCCGGCTAGTTGGTATCACATCACATAAAACTTAGCTGTTCAACAGTAATCACTTTGTTAAAATAATAGGTATATTTAAATATATTCAGTGGAGAAAATTTTTGACACGAAAAAATATGTTGTGGTCGCAGTTTGCTGCGATCCTCCTTAAGATCAATATTTCAACTTATTCAAAATCTAATTGTGACAGCAGGTCACTGACAACTAGGGTAGAttatccattagttgcgccatgaagtattccaccacgcacacatataaggattttttgacattagctgaggccctcgctgaggctgtttgcagtaggaataatatcaaaaacatcaaatatcaaactcccggatcctctcctccactcttcgctctcctctcactcctacataaccgatcctcagctaatgtcattctggttagtgacgaaaccgcaaattacttcattaagcacaatataacttcagtttgcttgtttattgaggtatatgcttcaatttatGTTTGTGGGATatgaatttatcaaatacaaggtatttgtcacaaggcaagacaattgctttcgttgtacaagatgctttataaagaaaaaatgaattttccgattcaattatattgtaccaacagttgcgctaatgtttccttaattaagtttgatgttcctttaattgtgttattccatatacattgctaggttgctaagtgaaaaaacatcgtagcaaaactatagatgagcgcctatagttgtgcgctccaaatGCGCGTtgaattttggaaaattggcattttagcaaataatgctttaattttaaatggtgtagtctaactaccaatact contains these protein-coding regions:
- the LOC128735738 gene encoding zinc finger protein ubi-d4 A; this encodes MASAAGGLDIQVVSMPNLQKIENFMRDSTYRETLEVSASFNTRLCLERRMRIPFFDSQTGVAQNHSNLYMAHCRRMPGHREGQLYTYPSTRWRKTKRQYLTKLQNLRPFSNLRSTATPSLLGNISLPPPTRDSSELLTAAESDFNASLLEESSLGATVDTDSKDSHQNQTVIKEEPLPKDWYYDEMALNDDDLDDPEGGDSDYDYNVNGYKRKGKRSKRSYHGGGKKSRASQGSSAAAAAAAAAAAAATGDYEGAGSPGGSSRKGRPPAGSSAGTKRGRKKNPKESAAAIEKQLEDSLSSSLMEPPSFETAAAAVDMGENGENGTGYGGSADLRNYRKYL